CGCAACAGCCGCAACAGTCAATTTGTCACGCTGGTGTCAGAAATCAGGTGTATGATAATAATAAAGCAATTGATTTAAAAATATAGAAGGGAGGGCAGTGTTTATGAGCACTATAGGTTATGTGAATATCTCATTGGAAATCTGGGGTGCTGTTCTTTCTCTTGTATTTATATCCAGCCTTTATATCGGTGAAAATATCAAGACACGGACGGACAGATTGTTTGCGGCGATGCTTTTGTGTAATGGCCTTCTGTTGGTAAGTGACGCGGCGGCATGGATTTTTAAGGGACATACGGCGGCCATAAGTTACTGGGGCGTGCGCGCGGCCAATTTCATGGTCTACATACTTGGTTATATATTAATGGCGCTTTTTACGGAGTACCTGACGGGATATCTTTCGGCAGGAAAGCCGGTCTCGCGCTGGTTTGCCAGAGTTGTATGGGGGATCTGCGGCGCGGGAACAGCTCTGACGGTGCTTTCACAGTGGAACCATATGTATTATGACTTTGTGGGAAATAACGTATACTGCCGTGGAGACTGGTTCTGGCTGTCACAGGTGTGGGGACTGGCCGGAATGGCTGTGGACATCGGAATGCTTTTGTCTTACAGACGGGAACTTAAGAAAAAAGAAGTGTGGATCTTACTTTCCTACATATTCCTGCCTGTTTTTGCCTTGGTGATCCAGATATTTATTTATGGCATAGCATGGCTGTATCTGGCTACTACAGTTTGCATTATTTTTGTATATGTATCTCTGCAGGCCAATCAGGCACAAAAGCGCAGACTGAGAGAGATGGAACTGGAACAGTCCAAGATGACACTTATGATAAGCCAGGTGCAGCCGCATTTCCTTTATAATTCGCTGATGGGGATCAAGCAGCTCTGCGACACCGATCCGCAGAAGGCGTCGGAAGCTCTGGAACACTTTGCATATTATCTGCGGGGGAATCTTGATACACTTACACAGCAAAGACTGATTCCATTTGAAATTGAGATGCGCCATGTGAATGACTATCTCTACCTGGAGAAAATGAGATTTGACCAAAAGCTTACGATCCACCTGGAGCTTCAGTATACGGATTTTATGCTTCCGGCCATGACGCTT
This is a stretch of genomic DNA from [Clostridium] hylemonae DSM 15053. It encodes these proteins:
- a CDS encoding sensor histidine kinase; the encoded protein is MSTIGYVNISLEIWGAVLSLVFISSLYIGENIKTRTDRLFAAMLLCNGLLLVSDAAAWIFKGHTAAISYWGVRAANFMVYILGYILMALFTEYLTGYLSAGKPVSRWFARVVWGICGAGTALTVLSQWNHMYYDFVGNNVYCRGDWFWLSQVWGLAGMAVDIGMLLSYRRELKKKEVWILLSYIFLPVFALVIQIFIYGIAWLYLATTVCIIFVYVSLQANQAQKRRLREMELEQSKMTLMISQVQPHFLYNSLMGIKQLCDTDPQKASEALEHFAYYLRGNLDTLTQQRLIPFEIEMRHVNDYLYLEKMRFDQKLTIHLELQYTDFMLPAMTLQPIVENAVRWGITKKKGGGTLTVRSEAVKGDVVISILDDGAGFDPLKIKDDGRTHIGIENVRQRVMLQCGGTMHIESKKGCGTTVKIILPQKGGQS